In Gallus gallus isolate bGalGal1 chromosome Z, bGalGal1.mat.broiler.GRCg7b, whole genome shotgun sequence, one DNA window encodes the following:
- the TBC1D2 gene encoding TBC1 domain family member 2A isoform X3, with protein sequence MKKGPGSGACPGVGVPDKITEPNSGGSGSNGASAKEKDVLPSPGELENIQLKPSSETHRKKLCGYLNKLGIRGPIKTWKSRWFIYDENKCHLLYYRTAQDINPLGSIDLSTACFDCKVENDEGVFEIRTPNRVFTLKAISKQAMMYWLQQLQVRRWEFCSAQSRFPVGSSQLVNEPLVDRTNVADDEGFLPPVKTPTEVVGLQAASLPAPQTATALQNISLKHPWTEIQNTVYNICGSKQLWGNDGNVFNFNKFQEHPEQEAEVEAQCTVKETPEDGRMESRLNLFRKAKWMNSSLTEEQPRERNSMDKVNVLQQQMLTLTEEVKSQKELVKLLHKALEAAQQEKRVSSMYLTAAEDKDRLELVRHKVRQIADLTSRLEALEQEKKELEQILTLRDSHIQELKEHVQLLMEKNHAKQQVIMALTEQTAREHSDPLQEANTITAETLYKQQEEIEHLKDDIDAYKTQNQFLNSEIHQVTRLWTRVAENEKALLMKCAYLQAQNCQMESKYLTVLRKLQETVCGLPSSHAELVRNLIQEALRWDVKEGADLNLDPVSEYDEYGFMTVPDYEVEDWKLLAKIQALEMKSNNLRSQEVVEKPLRDRWNSIGELSPSAELKSLIRSGIPVEHRQRVWKWIVSQHCSYLPDHYQRLLRQSKSTEHPACRQIELDLPRTLTNNKHFSSPTSQLIPKLRRVLLAFSWHNPAIGYCQGLNRLAAVALLVLEDEENAFWCLVHIVENLMPADYYSDTLITSQIR encoded by the exons atgaagaaaggacCAGGAAGTGGTGCTTGTCCAGGTGTTGGAGTTCCAGACAAGATAACAGAGCCAAACTCAGGTGGCAGTGGGAGCAACGGAGCctcagcaaaagagaaagatgtgCTTCCCTCTCCTGGAGAACTGGAAAATATACAGCTGAAACCCAGCAgtgaaacacacagaaaaaaactcTGTGGCTATTTAAATAAGCTAGGTATCAGAGGTCCCATCAAGACCTGGAAGTCTCGATGGTTCATttatgatgaaaataaatgccacTTACTATACTACAGGACTGCACAGGACATCAACCCTCTGGGCTCTATTGATCTCTCCACTGCTTGCTTCGACTGCAAAGTAGAAAATGATGAAGGGGTTTTTGAGATCAGAACACCAAACAGGGTTTTTACTTTAAAG GCAATCAGCAAACAGGCAATGATGTACTGGCTGCAGCAGCTACAAGTGAGACGTTGGGAATtttgcagtgctcagagcagatTTCCCGTGGGCAGCTCCCAGCTTGTAAATGAACCTCTAGTTGACAGAACAA ATGTTGCTGATGATGAGGGCTTTCTGCCTCCAGTCAAAACACCAACAGAAGTGGTGGGTTTACAGGCAGCCTCTTTGCCTGCACCCCAAACAGCTACGGCTTTGCAGAACATCTCCCTTAAGCACCCTTGGACAGAGATACA aaacactgtCTACAATATCTGTGGCTCCAAGCAACTCTGGGGAAATGATGGGAATGTCTTTAACTTCAATAAATTCCAGGAGCACCCTGAACAGGAGGCAGAAGTGGAAGCACAGTGTACAG TGAAGGAGACCCCAGAGGATGGGAGGATGGAGTCTAGGCTGAACTTGTTTAGGAAAGCCAAGTGGATGAACAGTAGCTTGACGGAAGAGCAACCCCGGGAGAGGAACTCAATGGATAAAGTGAACGTCCTACAGCAACAGATGCTGACGCTCACAGAGGAGGTCAAGTCACAGAAG gAGTTGGTTAAGCTTCTCCATAAAGCTCTTGAGGCAGCCCAGCAGGAGAAGCGAGTATCTAGCATGTATCTCACTGCAGCAGAAGATAAGGACAGGCTGGAGTTAGTGCGCCACAAAGTGAGACAAATTGCAGATCTCACCAGTCGACTGGAAGCTCTTgagcaagaaaagaaggaaCTTGAGCAGATACTTACTCTGAGAGACAGCCATATCCAGGAACTCAAAGAGCATGTGCAGCTTCTGATGGAGAAGAACCATGCCAAACAGCAAGTCATCATGGCCTTGACAGAGCAGACGGCCCGAGAACACTCTGATCCCCTGCAAGAAGCAAACACTATCACTGCAGAGACATTGTATAAACAACAGGAGGAGATTGAGCACCTGAAG GATGATATTGATGCATACAAAACCCAGAACCAATTTCTCAACTCGGAGATCCACCAGGTTACTCGACTGTGGACAAGAGTTGCTGAGAATGAAAAAGCCCTTCTGATGAAG TGTGCCTACCTGCAAGCCCAAAACTGCCAGATGGAGAGCAAATACCTGACAGTCTTGCGGAAGCTGCAGGAGACTGTCTGTGGCCTGCCCAGCTCACATGCTGAGTTGGTGAGGAACCTCATCCAGGAAGCACTCCGGTGGGATGTGAAGGAAGGAGCAGATCTGAACCTGGACCCTGTGAG TGAGTATGATGAGTACGGGTTTATGACTGTACCTGACTACGAAGTTGAGGACTGGAAACTTCTGGCCAAAATTCAAGCCCTAGAGATGAAGTCCAACAACCTGCGGAGCCAGGAGGTAGTGGAGAAGCCCCTTCGTGACAGGTGGAATAGCATTGGAGAGCTGAgtccctctgcagagctgaaaagCCTTATTCGAAGTGGCATTCCTGTGGAGCATCGGCAGCGGGTCTGGAAGTGGATTgtcagccagcactgcagctatCTGCCTGACCACTACCAGCGGCTGTTAAGACAGAGCAAGAGCACTGAGCACCCTGCCTGTCGGCAGATTGAGCTTGACCTGCCCCGGACACTGACCaacaacaaacatttttcatctcCCACTTCCCAGCTCATCCCCAAGCTCCGAAGGGTGCTTCTGGCATTCTCCTGGCACAATCCTGCCATTGGATACTGCCAGGGACTGAACAG ATTGGCAGCTGTTGCCCTGCTGGTCCTGGAAGATGAGGAAAATGCTTTCTGGTGTCTGGTCCATATTGTGGAGAACCTAATGCCAGCAGACTACTATAGTGACACTCTGATAACATCACAG ATTAGGTAG
- the TBC1D2 gene encoding TBC1 domain family member 2A isoform X1, giving the protein MKKGPGSGACPGVGVPDKITEPNSGGSGSNGASAKEKDVLPSPGELENIQLKPSSETHRKKLCGYLNKLGIRGPIKTWKSRWFIYDENKCHLLYYRTAQDINPLGSIDLSTACFDCKVENDEGVFEIRTPNRVFTLKAISKQAMMYWLQQLQVRRWEFCSAQSRFPVGSSQLVNEPLVDRTNVADDEGFLPPVKTPTEVVGLQAASLPAPQTATALQNISLKHPWTEIQNTVYNICGSKQLWGNDGNVFNFNKFQEHPEQEAEVEAQCTVKETPEDGRMESRLNLFRKAKWMNSSLTEEQPRERNSMDKVNVLQQQMLTLTEEVKSQKELVKLLHKALEAAQQEKRVSSMYLTAAEDKDRLELVRHKVRQIADLTSRLEALEQEKKELEQILTLRDSHIQELKEHVQLLMEKNHAKQQVIMALTEQTAREHSDPLQEANTITAETLYKQQEEIEHLKDDIDAYKTQNQFLNSEIHQVTRLWTRVAENEKALLMKCAYLQAQNCQMESKYLTVLRKLQETVCGLPSSHAELVRNLIQEALRWDVKEGADLNLDPVSEYDEYGFMTVPDYEVEDWKLLAKIQALEMKSNNLRSQEVVEKPLRDRWNSIGELSPSAELKSLIRSGIPVEHRQRVWKWIVSQHCSYLPDHYQRLLRQSKSTEHPACRQIELDLPRTLTNNKHFSSPTSQLIPKLRRVLLAFSWHNPAIGYCQGLNRLAAVALLVLEDEENAFWCLVHIVENLMPADYYSDTLITSQVDQRVFKDFLAEKLPRLMAHFEQYQIDVSLITFNWFLVAFVDSLVSDILLRVWDAFLYEGTKVIFRYALAIFKYNEEEILRIHDSVEIYQYLRFFTRMIVDGRKLMNIAFNDLNPFPMKLLRNRRRIHRGELETELCELEQIKAAYVKGRAEQGSRGLEEVVSEEEEEI; this is encoded by the exons atgaagaaaggacCAGGAAGTGGTGCTTGTCCAGGTGTTGGAGTTCCAGACAAGATAACAGAGCCAAACTCAGGTGGCAGTGGGAGCAACGGAGCctcagcaaaagagaaagatgtgCTTCCCTCTCCTGGAGAACTGGAAAATATACAGCTGAAACCCAGCAgtgaaacacacagaaaaaaactcTGTGGCTATTTAAATAAGCTAGGTATCAGAGGTCCCATCAAGACCTGGAAGTCTCGATGGTTCATttatgatgaaaataaatgccacTTACTATACTACAGGACTGCACAGGACATCAACCCTCTGGGCTCTATTGATCTCTCCACTGCTTGCTTCGACTGCAAAGTAGAAAATGATGAAGGGGTTTTTGAGATCAGAACACCAAACAGGGTTTTTACTTTAAAG GCAATCAGCAAACAGGCAATGATGTACTGGCTGCAGCAGCTACAAGTGAGACGTTGGGAATtttgcagtgctcagagcagatTTCCCGTGGGCAGCTCCCAGCTTGTAAATGAACCTCTAGTTGACAGAACAA ATGTTGCTGATGATGAGGGCTTTCTGCCTCCAGTCAAAACACCAACAGAAGTGGTGGGTTTACAGGCAGCCTCTTTGCCTGCACCCCAAACAGCTACGGCTTTGCAGAACATCTCCCTTAAGCACCCTTGGACAGAGATACA aaacactgtCTACAATATCTGTGGCTCCAAGCAACTCTGGGGAAATGATGGGAATGTCTTTAACTTCAATAAATTCCAGGAGCACCCTGAACAGGAGGCAGAAGTGGAAGCACAGTGTACAG TGAAGGAGACCCCAGAGGATGGGAGGATGGAGTCTAGGCTGAACTTGTTTAGGAAAGCCAAGTGGATGAACAGTAGCTTGACGGAAGAGCAACCCCGGGAGAGGAACTCAATGGATAAAGTGAACGTCCTACAGCAACAGATGCTGACGCTCACAGAGGAGGTCAAGTCACAGAAG gAGTTGGTTAAGCTTCTCCATAAAGCTCTTGAGGCAGCCCAGCAGGAGAAGCGAGTATCTAGCATGTATCTCACTGCAGCAGAAGATAAGGACAGGCTGGAGTTAGTGCGCCACAAAGTGAGACAAATTGCAGATCTCACCAGTCGACTGGAAGCTCTTgagcaagaaaagaaggaaCTTGAGCAGATACTTACTCTGAGAGACAGCCATATCCAGGAACTCAAAGAGCATGTGCAGCTTCTGATGGAGAAGAACCATGCCAAACAGCAAGTCATCATGGCCTTGACAGAGCAGACGGCCCGAGAACACTCTGATCCCCTGCAAGAAGCAAACACTATCACTGCAGAGACATTGTATAAACAACAGGAGGAGATTGAGCACCTGAAG GATGATATTGATGCATACAAAACCCAGAACCAATTTCTCAACTCGGAGATCCACCAGGTTACTCGACTGTGGACAAGAGTTGCTGAGAATGAAAAAGCCCTTCTGATGAAG TGTGCCTACCTGCAAGCCCAAAACTGCCAGATGGAGAGCAAATACCTGACAGTCTTGCGGAAGCTGCAGGAGACTGTCTGTGGCCTGCCCAGCTCACATGCTGAGTTGGTGAGGAACCTCATCCAGGAAGCACTCCGGTGGGATGTGAAGGAAGGAGCAGATCTGAACCTGGACCCTGTGAG TGAGTATGATGAGTACGGGTTTATGACTGTACCTGACTACGAAGTTGAGGACTGGAAACTTCTGGCCAAAATTCAAGCCCTAGAGATGAAGTCCAACAACCTGCGGAGCCAGGAGGTAGTGGAGAAGCCCCTTCGTGACAGGTGGAATAGCATTGGAGAGCTGAgtccctctgcagagctgaaaagCCTTATTCGAAGTGGCATTCCTGTGGAGCATCGGCAGCGGGTCTGGAAGTGGATTgtcagccagcactgcagctatCTGCCTGACCACTACCAGCGGCTGTTAAGACAGAGCAAGAGCACTGAGCACCCTGCCTGTCGGCAGATTGAGCTTGACCTGCCCCGGACACTGACCaacaacaaacatttttcatctcCCACTTCCCAGCTCATCCCCAAGCTCCGAAGGGTGCTTCTGGCATTCTCCTGGCACAATCCTGCCATTGGATACTGCCAGGGACTGAACAG ATTGGCAGCTGTTGCCCTGCTGGTCCTGGAAGATGAGGAAAATGCTTTCTGGTGTCTGGTCCATATTGTGGAGAACCTAATGCCAGCAGACTACTATAGTGACACTCTGATAACATCACAG GTAGATCAGAGAGTCTTCAAAGACTTCCTGGCAGAGAAGCTGCCTCGCCTCATGGCTCATTTTGAGCAGTATCAGATCGATGTCTCACTCATCACCTTCAACTGGTTTCTGGTGGCCTTTGTGGACAGCTTGGTCAGTGACATCCTCCTGCGAGTCTGGGATGCTTTCTTGTATGAAGGAACTAAG GTGATTTTCCGCTATGCTCTTGCAATTTTTAAATACAACGAGGAGGAAATCCTAAGAATTCATGACAGTGTGGAGATCTACCAGTACCTACGTTTTTTCACAAGGATGATCGTGGATGGCAG GAAGCTGATGAACATTGCCTTCAATGATTTAAACCCCTTCCCCATGAAACTGCTGAGGAACCGGAGGAGAATTCACAGGGGAGAGCTGGAGACAGAGCTGTGCGAGCTGGAACAGATCAAAGCAGCCTACGTAaaagggagagcagagcagggatcTCGGGGCTTGGAGGAGGTTGTtagtgaggaggaagaagagataTAG
- the TBC1D2 gene encoding TBC1 domain family member 2A isoform X2 — MMYWLQQLQVRRWEFCSAQSRFPVGSSQLVNEPLVDRTNVADDEGFLPPVKTPTEVVGLQAASLPAPQTATALQNISLKHPWTEIQNTVYNICGSKQLWGNDGNVFNFNKFQEHPEQEAEVEAQCTVKETPEDGRMESRLNLFRKAKWMNSSLTEEQPRERNSMDKVNVLQQQMLTLTEEVKSQKELVKLLHKALEAAQQEKRVSSMYLTAAEDKDRLELVRHKVRQIADLTSRLEALEQEKKELEQILTLRDSHIQELKEHVQLLMEKNHAKQQVIMALTEQTAREHSDPLQEANTITAETLYKQQEEIEHLKDDIDAYKTQNQFLNSEIHQVTRLWTRVAENEKALLMKCAYLQAQNCQMESKYLTVLRKLQETVCGLPSSHAELVRNLIQEALRWDVKEGADLNLDPVSEYDEYGFMTVPDYEVEDWKLLAKIQALEMKSNNLRSQEVVEKPLRDRWNSIGELSPSAELKSLIRSGIPVEHRQRVWKWIVSQHCSYLPDHYQRLLRQSKSTEHPACRQIELDLPRTLTNNKHFSSPTSQLIPKLRRVLLAFSWHNPAIGYCQGLNRLAAVALLVLEDEENAFWCLVHIVENLMPADYYSDTLITSQVDQRVFKDFLAEKLPRLMAHFEQYQIDVSLITFNWFLVAFVDSLVSDILLRVWDAFLYEGTKVIFRYALAIFKYNEEEILRIHDSVEIYQYLRFFTRMIVDGRKLMNIAFNDLNPFPMKLLRNRRRIHRGELETELCELEQIKAAYVKGRAEQGSRGLEEVVSEEEEEI, encoded by the exons ATGATGTACTGGCTGCAGCAGCTACAAGTGAGACGTTGGGAATtttgcagtgctcagagcagatTTCCCGTGGGCAGCTCCCAGCTTGTAAATGAACCTCTAGTTGACAGAACAA ATGTTGCTGATGATGAGGGCTTTCTGCCTCCAGTCAAAACACCAACAGAAGTGGTGGGTTTACAGGCAGCCTCTTTGCCTGCACCCCAAACAGCTACGGCTTTGCAGAACATCTCCCTTAAGCACCCTTGGACAGAGATACA aaacactgtCTACAATATCTGTGGCTCCAAGCAACTCTGGGGAAATGATGGGAATGTCTTTAACTTCAATAAATTCCAGGAGCACCCTGAACAGGAGGCAGAAGTGGAAGCACAGTGTACAG TGAAGGAGACCCCAGAGGATGGGAGGATGGAGTCTAGGCTGAACTTGTTTAGGAAAGCCAAGTGGATGAACAGTAGCTTGACGGAAGAGCAACCCCGGGAGAGGAACTCAATGGATAAAGTGAACGTCCTACAGCAACAGATGCTGACGCTCACAGAGGAGGTCAAGTCACAGAAG gAGTTGGTTAAGCTTCTCCATAAAGCTCTTGAGGCAGCCCAGCAGGAGAAGCGAGTATCTAGCATGTATCTCACTGCAGCAGAAGATAAGGACAGGCTGGAGTTAGTGCGCCACAAAGTGAGACAAATTGCAGATCTCACCAGTCGACTGGAAGCTCTTgagcaagaaaagaaggaaCTTGAGCAGATACTTACTCTGAGAGACAGCCATATCCAGGAACTCAAAGAGCATGTGCAGCTTCTGATGGAGAAGAACCATGCCAAACAGCAAGTCATCATGGCCTTGACAGAGCAGACGGCCCGAGAACACTCTGATCCCCTGCAAGAAGCAAACACTATCACTGCAGAGACATTGTATAAACAACAGGAGGAGATTGAGCACCTGAAG GATGATATTGATGCATACAAAACCCAGAACCAATTTCTCAACTCGGAGATCCACCAGGTTACTCGACTGTGGACAAGAGTTGCTGAGAATGAAAAAGCCCTTCTGATGAAG TGTGCCTACCTGCAAGCCCAAAACTGCCAGATGGAGAGCAAATACCTGACAGTCTTGCGGAAGCTGCAGGAGACTGTCTGTGGCCTGCCCAGCTCACATGCTGAGTTGGTGAGGAACCTCATCCAGGAAGCACTCCGGTGGGATGTGAAGGAAGGAGCAGATCTGAACCTGGACCCTGTGAG TGAGTATGATGAGTACGGGTTTATGACTGTACCTGACTACGAAGTTGAGGACTGGAAACTTCTGGCCAAAATTCAAGCCCTAGAGATGAAGTCCAACAACCTGCGGAGCCAGGAGGTAGTGGAGAAGCCCCTTCGTGACAGGTGGAATAGCATTGGAGAGCTGAgtccctctgcagagctgaaaagCCTTATTCGAAGTGGCATTCCTGTGGAGCATCGGCAGCGGGTCTGGAAGTGGATTgtcagccagcactgcagctatCTGCCTGACCACTACCAGCGGCTGTTAAGACAGAGCAAGAGCACTGAGCACCCTGCCTGTCGGCAGATTGAGCTTGACCTGCCCCGGACACTGACCaacaacaaacatttttcatctcCCACTTCCCAGCTCATCCCCAAGCTCCGAAGGGTGCTTCTGGCATTCTCCTGGCACAATCCTGCCATTGGATACTGCCAGGGACTGAACAG ATTGGCAGCTGTTGCCCTGCTGGTCCTGGAAGATGAGGAAAATGCTTTCTGGTGTCTGGTCCATATTGTGGAGAACCTAATGCCAGCAGACTACTATAGTGACACTCTGATAACATCACAG GTAGATCAGAGAGTCTTCAAAGACTTCCTGGCAGAGAAGCTGCCTCGCCTCATGGCTCATTTTGAGCAGTATCAGATCGATGTCTCACTCATCACCTTCAACTGGTTTCTGGTGGCCTTTGTGGACAGCTTGGTCAGTGACATCCTCCTGCGAGTCTGGGATGCTTTCTTGTATGAAGGAACTAAG GTGATTTTCCGCTATGCTCTTGCAATTTTTAAATACAACGAGGAGGAAATCCTAAGAATTCATGACAGTGTGGAGATCTACCAGTACCTACGTTTTTTCACAAGGATGATCGTGGATGGCAG GAAGCTGATGAACATTGCCTTCAATGATTTAAACCCCTTCCCCATGAAACTGCTGAGGAACCGGAGGAGAATTCACAGGGGAGAGCTGGAGACAGAGCTGTGCGAGCTGGAACAGATCAAAGCAGCCTACGTAaaagggagagcagagcagggatcTCGGGGCTTGGAGGAGGTTGTtagtgaggaggaagaagagataTAG